From Ammospiza caudacuta isolate bAmmCau1 chromosome 15, bAmmCau1.pri, whole genome shotgun sequence, a single genomic window includes:
- the MC3R gene encoding melanocortin receptor 3, producing the protein MHSSSLEGPAFHFVFFFLFLTCAASGAQPGVSPAAVLAMNTTRSAFSLQPLLLNASEDLNDSVPTNRSGDGFCEQVFIKAEVFLTLGIISLLENILVILAVLKNGNLHSPMYFFLCSLAVADMLVSMSNALETVMIAILSNGYLIIDDHFIQHMDNVFDSMICISLVASICNLLVIAIDRYITIFYALRYHSIMTVKKALTLIVLIWVACIICGIIFIAYSESKTVIVCLITMFFTMLLLMASLYVHMFLFARLHVKRIAALPVEGVPPQRTCMKGAVTITILLGVFIVCWAPFFLHLILIISCPMNPYCICYTAHFNTYLVLIMCNSVIDPLIYAFRSLEMRKTFKEIVCCCYGMSVGQCML; encoded by the coding sequence atgcacagcagcagcttggaaGGACCTGCtttccattttgtatttttttttctctttttaaccTGTGCTGCCTCAGGTGCCCAGCCAGGGGTgagcccagctgctgtgctggccaTGAACACCACACGCTCTGCATTCTCcttgcagcccctgctgctgaaCGCCAGCGAGGATCTCAACGACTCCGTCCCCACCAACCGCAGCGGCGACGGGTTCTGCGAGCAGGTCTTCATCAAAGCCGAGGTCTTCCTGACTCTGGGCATCATCAGCCTGCTGGAGAACATCCTGGTCATCCTGGCAGTGCTGAAGAACGGCAACCTGCACTCCCCCATGTAtttcttcctctgcagcctggccGTGGCAGATATGCTGGTGAGCATGTCCAACGCCCTGGAGACCGTGATGATCGCCATCCTCAGCAACGGCTACCTGATCATCGACGACCACTTCATCCAGCACATGGACAATGTCTTTGACtccatgatttgtatttctctGGTAGCCTCCATTTGCAACCTCTTGGTCATAGCCATCGACAGGTACATCACTATTTTCTATGCCCTCCGTTACCACAGCATCATGACGGTGAAGAAAGCCCTGACCCTCATTGTGCTCATTTGGGTGGCGTGCATCATCTGTGGCATCATTTTCATTGCCTACTCGGAGAGCAAAACTGTCATTGTGTGTCTCATCACCATGTTCTTCaccatgctgctgctgatggcctCGCTGTACGTGCACATGTTCCTGTTTGCCCGCCTGCACGTCAAGCGCATCGCGGCGCTGCCCGTCGAGGGCGTGCCCCCCCAGCGCACCTGCATGAAGGGCGCCGTCACCATCACCATCCTCCTGGGGGTCTTCATCGTCTGCTGGGCGCCCTTCTTCCTCCACCTCATCCTCATCATCTCCTGCCCCATGAACCCCTACTGCATCTGCTACACGGCGCACTTCAACACCTACCTGGTGCTCATCATGTGCAACTCCGTCATTGACCCGCTCATTTACGCCTTCAGGAGCCTGGAGATGAGGAAGACTTTCAAAGAAATCGTGTGTTGCTGCTATGGCATGAGTGTGGGACAGTGCATGCTGTAA